A window from Candidatus Nitrospira neomarina encodes these proteins:
- a CDS encoding IscS subfamily cysteine desulfurase, with protein MKLPIYLDNHSTTPCDPRVLEMMLPFFTEKFGNAASRNHSFGWEAEEAVELARKQIAHLIHADAKELIFTSGATESDNLALQGVVEMYREKGNHIITSSTEHRAVIDTAKYLEKKGIKVTFLPVDKAGMVSPDDVRNAITDQTILISIMMANNEIGTINPVAAIGKVAKEKGVLFHCDATQGVGKIPVNVQEMGIDLMSFTAHKIYGPKGVGALYVRRKAPRVRLEAMMYGGGHERGMRSGTLPVPLIVGFGKACELGEQEMSTESVRMAKMRDRLQEGIMKGMDEVYLNGHPTERLPNNLNISFAYVEGEALLMGVKEIALSSGSACTSATLEPSYVLRALGVGSDLAHSSIRFGLGRFNTDEEVDYTIDRMIKAVTHLREMSPLYEMAKEGVDLKSVQWAAH; from the coding sequence ATGAAGTTGCCTATATATTTGGATAATCATTCAACGACCCCCTGCGATCCTCGGGTGCTTGAAATGATGCTCCCCTTCTTCACTGAGAAATTCGGGAATGCGGCCAGCCGGAATCATAGTTTCGGTTGGGAAGCTGAAGAGGCCGTGGAATTGGCCAGAAAGCAGATTGCACATCTAATCCACGCCGATGCCAAAGAACTTATTTTTACCAGTGGGGCAACGGAATCGGATAACCTGGCCTTGCAGGGCGTGGTGGAGATGTACCGGGAAAAAGGCAATCATATCATTACAAGTTCGACGGAACACCGGGCGGTGATTGATACGGCGAAATATTTGGAAAAGAAGGGGATTAAGGTCACTTTCCTCCCCGTTGATAAAGCCGGCATGGTGAGCCCTGATGACGTACGCAATGCCATTACCGACCAGACGATTTTAATTTCGATTATGATGGCCAACAATGAGATCGGGACGATCAATCCTGTGGCGGCCATCGGAAAAGTTGCTAAAGAAAAAGGTGTCCTTTTCCACTGTGACGCGACACAAGGGGTGGGAAAAATCCCTGTGAATGTTCAGGAAATGGGAATTGACCTGATGTCCTTTACCGCCCATAAGATTTATGGTCCCAAAGGCGTAGGGGCCCTATATGTCCGACGTAAGGCGCCAAGAGTGAGGTTGGAGGCGATGATGTATGGTGGGGGCCATGAGCGGGGTATGCGTTCGGGAACCTTGCCTGTGCCGCTCATTGTCGGATTTGGGAAAGCCTGCGAACTAGGTGAGCAGGAGATGTCTACGGAGTCTGTTCGTATGGCCAAGATGCGCGATCGCCTTCAAGAAGGCATTATGAAGGGTATGGATGAGGTCTATTTAAACGGGCATCCGACTGAGCGGTTGCCGAACAATCTCAATATTAGTTTTGCGTACGTCGAAGGAGAGGCGTTGCTCATGGGGGTCAAAGAAATTGCGTTGTCCTCCGGTTCGGCTTGTACGTCGGCCACGCTTGAGCCGTCTTATGTGTTGCGTGCCCTGGGAGTTGGATCGGATTTGGCCCATTCCTCGATCCGCTTTGGGCTCGGTCGATTTAATACCGATGAGGAGGTGGATTACACTATTGATCGAATGATCAAGGCTGTCACGCATCTTCGAGAGATGTCCCCGCTCTATGAAATGGCCAAGGAAGGGGTGGATTTAAAAAGCGTTCAATGGGCTGCTCATTAA
- a CDS encoding RrF2 family transcriptional regulator, with amino-acid sequence MMKLSKKADYALMALQYMAMVRSGETSPFNPNRVVNTKEIAEEHHIPLELLAKVLQTLAKYDMVESQNGPKGGYLLAREPREISIAQVLEAIEGPLGIADCYHEKDEHASCEQIEHCNIRTPLLRVQESIFHLLSSMSIEDMMAEPPLIIVESRKTKGVQL; translated from the coding sequence ATGATGAAGCTTTCGAAAAAAGCAGACTACGCCCTGATGGCTCTCCAGTATATGGCCATGGTCCGATCTGGAGAAACCAGTCCTTTTAATCCGAACAGGGTCGTCAATACCAAAGAAATTGCTGAGGAACATCATATTCCTCTGGAGTTATTAGCTAAAGTGCTTCAAACCCTGGCTAAATATGACATGGTGGAAAGCCAAAACGGACCAAAGGGAGGCTATCTCTTGGCCCGTGAGCCACGGGAGATTTCCATCGCGCAGGTGCTGGAAGCTATTGAAGGCCCACTGGGTATTGCGGATTGCTACCATGAAAAAGATGAACACGCCTCTTGTGAGCAAATTGAACATTGTAATATCCGGACGCCTCTGTTGCGCGTCCAAGAAAGCATTTTTCATTTACTTAGTAGCATGTCTATTGAAGATATGATGGCCGAGCCACCCTTAATCATTGTGGAATCTCGTAAAACAAAAGGAGTTCAATTATGA
- a CDS encoding 2Fe-2S iron-sulfur cluster-binding protein, translating to MGGSNPYIEKSETAVAKKPFKLTFITPEKPIEIEVDPEKFPYGETGLPGSVLDIALGNGIDVEHACGGVCACSTCHIIVKQGLDTCNEATDDENDQLDEAPGLTLQSRLGCQCVPNGEKDLIIEIPAWNKNLVKESH from the coding sequence ATGGGAGGCAGCAATCCATATATTGAGAAAAGCGAAACTGCAGTCGCTAAAAAACCATTCAAACTCACCTTTATCACACCTGAAAAGCCCATTGAAATTGAGGTTGACCCGGAAAAGTTCCCCTATGGGGAGACTGGATTGCCTGGGAGCGTCCTCGATATCGCGTTGGGAAATGGGATAGATGTGGAACATGCGTGCGGCGGAGTCTGTGCCTGCTCAACCTGTCATATCATTGTGAAGCAGGGGCTGGACACCTGCAACGAGGCCACGGATGACGAAAATGACCAATTAGATGAAGCTCCCGGGCTTACCCTGCAATCAAGACTGGGGTGCCAGTGCGTCCCGAATGGGGAAAAGGACCTCATCATTGAAATCCCGGCATGGAATAAAAATCTTGTCAAAGAAAGCCACTAA
- a CDS encoding ShlB/FhaC/HecB family hemolysin secretion/activation protein: MAARNTLFGSKPLFNASVNRIIRVADIGKGLPVFLILSLQFLPGVGQYNQLFAQVQPGFDPTGRFGQPPPLEEKTEPLLPKPAPDITLPPVETIPEMKGAPPQIRVMVRKIQVEGSTVFSAEELAKVTAPYENSELSTNDLEELRRALTLLYVNKGYVNSGAVIPDQTLQDGVVTIQIIEGKLTDIQIEGTKYFLPFYFEDRIALSSGPPLNINPLKEKLQLLLQDPRTERLNTELKPGLKPGEGVLHVQVEEASPFNAWVEFNNFQSPTVGESRGLGNIAVQNPFGLGDAFRFTYGQSKGLRPLIEANYIIPLTARDTTLELNFRFNDFNVVTKPFDDLDIRTKSQIYKIALRQPVYRTLNDEIALSLIGEHLENQSFLGGTGFSFQPGATNNGKAIVSALRFGQEWIHRESNQVLAVRSRFSVGLDVLNATNNKQNSDDPDGEFFVWLGQAQYVRRLDPLGIEFLGGLTLQIANDSLFALEQFAVGGRYSVRGYWENFLVRDNAFLFNVESRIPMFPSFFGPKVAVALAPFIDVGRSWEAKRNTPDPQTLASIGAGIRFSFFNRAHASLYWGQQLNHVEDPPGGGVQDQGVHWEFVLDIL; the protein is encoded by the coding sequence ATGGCAGCGAGGAATACGTTGTTTGGTTCAAAGCCCCTCTTCAATGCATCCGTCAACCGGATCATCCGGGTGGCTGATATTGGAAAAGGACTTCCTGTTTTCCTCATCCTATCCCTACAATTTTTGCCGGGAGTAGGACAATATAATCAACTCTTCGCGCAGGTCCAGCCAGGCTTTGATCCCACCGGACGGTTCGGCCAACCCCCGCCTCTAGAGGAGAAAACCGAGCCTCTGCTCCCAAAGCCTGCCCCTGATATCACACTGCCTCCAGTGGAAACCATTCCTGAAATGAAAGGGGCCCCTCCTCAGATTCGGGTTATGGTCCGGAAAATTCAAGTTGAGGGGAGCACCGTCTTTTCAGCGGAGGAACTAGCTAAAGTCACAGCCCCTTACGAAAACAGTGAGTTGTCCACCAATGATCTTGAGGAACTGCGCCGGGCCTTAACTTTGCTCTATGTCAATAAAGGATATGTAAACTCCGGAGCGGTGATCCCCGACCAGACACTACAGGATGGAGTCGTCACCATTCAGATTATTGAGGGAAAACTGACGGACATCCAAATCGAAGGCACCAAATATTTTCTACCCTTTTATTTTGAAGACCGGATTGCCCTGAGCAGCGGACCACCGCTCAACATCAATCCGTTGAAAGAAAAACTCCAACTCCTCCTCCAAGACCCTCGTACGGAACGATTGAACACGGAGCTGAAACCAGGTCTGAAACCAGGCGAAGGGGTCCTCCATGTGCAAGTCGAGGAAGCTTCCCCCTTCAATGCGTGGGTAGAATTCAACAACTTTCAATCACCAACAGTTGGCGAGTCTCGGGGTCTCGGAAATATCGCTGTGCAGAACCCGTTCGGATTGGGGGATGCCTTTCGCTTTACCTATGGCCAATCCAAGGGGTTGCGGCCTCTCATCGAAGCCAACTACATCATCCCGCTCACGGCACGGGATACCACCCTGGAACTGAATTTCCGGTTCAATGACTTTAACGTCGTCACAAAACCATTCGATGATCTGGACATCAGGACCAAGTCCCAAATATACAAAATCGCTTTGCGTCAACCCGTCTATCGTACACTCAATGACGAAATTGCCCTTTCCCTCATCGGAGAACACCTGGAAAATCAAAGTTTCCTTGGCGGAACGGGATTTTCCTTCCAGCCTGGGGCTACCAACAACGGCAAAGCTATCGTGTCAGCCCTCCGGTTCGGGCAGGAATGGATTCACCGGGAATCCAATCAGGTCCTCGCGGTTCGATCTCGATTCAGTGTGGGATTAGACGTACTGAATGCCACAAACAATAAACAAAACTCTGATGATCCGGATGGGGAATTTTTTGTCTGGTTAGGCCAGGCCCAATATGTCCGACGCCTAGATCCTCTCGGCATCGAATTTCTCGGTGGACTGACCTTGCAGATTGCCAACGACAGCTTATTCGCACTGGAACAATTTGCCGTCGGCGGCCGGTACAGCGTCCGGGGATACTGGGAAAATTTTCTGGTGCGGGATAATGCGTTTCTGTTTAACGTAGAGTCACGAATCCCGATGTTTCCCAGCTTTTTTGGTCCAAAGGTGGCGGTGGCACTGGCTCCCTTCATAGATGTGGGACGGTCATGGGAAGCCAAACGCAATACACCCGATCCGCAGACCCTGGCCAGTATTGGCGCAGGAATCCGGTTTTCCTTCTTCAATCGGGCACATGCCAGTCTATATTGGGGGCAACAGTTGAATCACGTGGAGGATCCTCCTGGTGGAGGCGTTCAGGATCAGGGAGTGCATTGGGAATTTGTCCTGGATATATTGTAG
- a CDS encoding OmpA family protein — protein MGTIWSVQESLANTLDIAPPLLSFQVDVDEEIHDALRVSLPAPFLGKGRGVRLSVEDMYQDPVFADVYFDDVRSSIHGGVEDFLHQTVALLKQEDRWGLRIEGHCDSRGPSAYNLARADYHLRSLAGFLVQLGIPSGRIHPVNFGQTPFSCQSGSERCQEDNLRAERIFSILSVNRFQRGCLARLRLVAGKDSDRATEYLKRPPYLQRIQLASPVITSFR, from the coding sequence TTGGGAACGATATGGTCTGTTCAGGAATCTCTCGCGAATACCTTGGACATTGCTCCTCCCTTATTGAGTTTTCAGGTAGACGTAGACGAAGAAATTCATGATGCATTGAGGGTCTCTTTGCCGGCGCCGTTTTTGGGGAAAGGCCGGGGGGTGAGGCTCTCGGTTGAAGACATGTACCAGGACCCTGTATTTGCCGACGTGTATTTTGATGATGTCCGGTCTTCCATTCATGGCGGTGTCGAAGATTTTCTCCACCAAACAGTCGCGCTCCTGAAACAGGAAGACCGGTGGGGATTACGAATTGAAGGACATTGTGATTCGCGAGGCCCGTCTGCCTATAACCTCGCCCGGGCCGACTATCATCTGAGATCCCTTGCCGGGTTCCTGGTGCAGTTGGGGATTCCCTCCGGGCGAATTCATCCGGTGAATTTTGGACAGACTCCTTTTTCCTGTCAGAGCGGGAGTGAACGATGTCAGGAAGATAACCTTCGCGCGGAACGGATTTTTTCTATCCTGTCTGTGAACCGTTTTCAACGAGGGTGTCTGGCGCGATTACGTCTTGTCGCCGGAAAGGATTCGGATCGAGCAACTGAATATTTGAAGCGGCCGCCTTATTTGCAACGCATTCAACTTGCGTCCCCTGTCATCACTTCTTTCCGCTGA
- a CDS encoding DUF928 domain-containing protein, producing the protein MSQMMTRCRWVAVIGVTLGLSVQAMGGAEFTDQVNRTHMKDVASIAIEPGFLEETLPSVDRQVVQASDDKQTASSRKEALYQPPQRGAPGGRVGGGTRGPMTDLPLLLALAPDHIGLTSEVQPRLVWYLSKPTTYPLEFTLIDESGVTPIIEKRLSSPAESGIHIIQLADYDLKLEKGKTYQWFVSLVSDPEHRSADIIGGGMIEVGDVPASLTEELRNANPVEATRLWGQAGFWYDAIGVISTNIQSDPSDAEMHHVRASLLEEVDLDTPAQVDRQHGL; encoded by the coding sequence ATGAGCCAGATGATGACACGATGCAGGTGGGTGGCTGTCATAGGCGTGACCCTTGGTCTGAGTGTTCAGGCCATGGGAGGAGCGGAATTCACCGACCAGGTTAACCGCACCCATATGAAGGATGTCGCGTCTATAGCCATTGAACCAGGGTTTCTGGAGGAGACACTCCCTTCTGTGGATCGGCAGGTTGTTCAAGCATCCGATGACAAGCAGACGGCTTCATCCCGGAAGGAAGCGTTGTACCAACCTCCACAACGAGGGGCTCCGGGAGGACGGGTTGGTGGAGGTACCAGGGGTCCTATGACAGATCTTCCGTTACTGTTGGCCTTGGCTCCAGATCACATAGGATTGACGAGTGAGGTGCAGCCACGATTGGTGTGGTATTTATCAAAGCCGACAACCTACCCTTTAGAATTTACCCTTATTGATGAATCAGGGGTGACACCGATTATTGAGAAGCGGCTTTCCTCTCCCGCTGAATCCGGGATTCACATTATTCAGTTGGCTGATTACGATCTGAAACTGGAGAAGGGGAAAACCTATCAATGGTTTGTGTCTCTGGTCTCTGATCCCGAGCATCGATCGGCAGATATTATCGGCGGAGGAATGATTGAAGTGGGTGATGTTCCGGCCTCGCTGACCGAGGAATTAAGGAACGCCAATCCGGTTGAAGCGACGAGATTATGGGGGCAAGCCGGATTTTGGTATGACGCGATAGGCGTGATTTCCACCAACATTCAGTCTGATCCTTCAGATGCCGAGATGCATCATGTACGGGCGTCCTTGCTTGAAGAGGTTGATTTGGATACGCCGGCGCAAGTGGATCGCCAACATGGATTATGA
- a CDS encoding CHAT domain-containing protein: MSRTCGFPNFSRCGLGVWFFLLGVGGIGMTSTVAAELSSQDLMAEGSRQYQQGQLEQAARSWTQAAQIYEKSGDHSNHIQSLIYLSRALLDMGQYQRAQQLLRTAVQSAQETTQPRLMAQALSQLGTLHLSVGEVDSALEILQQGLKVSREIEDRPLMAAILNDLGNAHAVRRNDTEALAAYTESSILADSLDLRPLSIRAMINAALVEIRQQSAQNGKTHLQQALEKTRTLPDSHDKIQNLLTIGMGLRDLSHQITEEHATVFTQAAESFREAIGSANKIGDWKNESYGWGFLGELYEEGARHEEALQLTQLAIRTSQQGQAPEALYRWEWNMGRHLKNLGRTDEAISAYQRAIDTLQPIRQQLSVGLPQNPASFRESLGALFFETASLLLQQADEATDASRKEGLLFHTRDTIEAFKAAELQDYFKDDCVEANRGRIQAIDKVSDTTAIIYPILFPDRMALLISLGGTMKKITVPVQERDLTEKIHLFRTLLEKRTTHQYLPHAQALYDLLIRPLEPYLSEFGIQTLVFVPDGPLRTIPMGPLHDGEKFLIQKYAIATTPGLTLTDAHPLDREQVNLLSIGLSEGVQGFSPLPNTQQEVRELQDLFGGKTLLNEEFRIPNLEQDMKEENFTIIHIASHGKFAKEPKNSFILTYDKKLSMDHLRELIGLFQFRKVPLDLLTLSACETAAGDDQSALGLAGVAVKAGARSALATLWFINDQASSILINEFYVRLKESSLSKAQALREAQVSLLDHPIYRHPSYWAPFLLINNWL, from the coding sequence ATGTCCCGAACTTGCGGGTTTCCCAACTTTTCGCGTTGTGGTCTTGGAGTTTGGTTCTTTCTCCTGGGAGTCGGCGGGATAGGGATGACGAGTACCGTTGCGGCTGAACTGTCCTCTCAAGATTTGATGGCGGAGGGAAGCCGGCAGTATCAGCAGGGCCAGTTGGAACAGGCGGCCCGGTCCTGGACTCAAGCCGCCCAGATCTATGAAAAATCCGGAGATCATTCCAATCACATTCAATCGCTCATTTATCTCTCGAGAGCCCTGCTCGATATGGGCCAATACCAACGGGCGCAACAACTCCTTCGCACAGCCGTTCAATCAGCCCAGGAGACCACCCAGCCCCGCCTGATGGCCCAGGCACTCAGCCAATTGGGAACCTTGCATCTCAGTGTGGGAGAGGTGGATTCGGCACTCGAGATCCTGCAACAGGGGCTGAAGGTCTCCAGGGAAATCGAAGATCGACCTCTCATGGCTGCCATCCTCAATGATCTGGGCAATGCCCATGCGGTTCGCCGGAACGACACAGAAGCTCTTGCGGCGTATACAGAATCCAGCATTCTTGCTGATTCACTGGATTTGCGACCTCTCTCCATTCGAGCCATGATCAATGCTGCCCTGGTGGAAATCAGGCAGCAGTCCGCACAAAATGGGAAAACCCACCTGCAACAGGCATTGGAAAAAACACGAACACTTCCGGACTCACATGACAAAATTCAAAACCTGCTCACCATCGGAATGGGATTGAGGGACCTTAGCCACCAAATCACAGAGGAGCATGCCACGGTATTCACGCAAGCCGCTGAGTCGTTTCGCGAAGCCATAGGCAGCGCGAATAAAATTGGGGACTGGAAAAATGAATCCTATGGGTGGGGATTTTTAGGAGAATTGTATGAAGAAGGGGCACGCCATGAAGAAGCTCTCCAACTCACTCAATTGGCGATTCGGACGAGTCAACAAGGCCAGGCCCCGGAAGCTCTCTATCGCTGGGAATGGAACATGGGCCGTCACCTCAAAAATCTGGGTCGGACGGACGAGGCCATTTCAGCCTACCAGCGAGCCATCGATACGCTCCAACCCATTCGTCAGCAACTGTCTGTCGGGCTCCCCCAGAACCCGGCATCGTTTCGAGAATCGCTGGGAGCGTTATTTTTTGAAACCGCGTCCCTGCTGCTCCAGCAAGCTGACGAAGCGACAGACGCCTCAAGAAAAGAAGGACTCCTGTTCCACACCCGGGATACCATTGAAGCATTCAAGGCCGCAGAGCTCCAGGATTACTTCAAAGATGATTGCGTGGAAGCGAACAGGGGAAGAATTCAAGCCATCGATAAAGTATCCGACACCACAGCGATTATTTATCCCATACTCTTCCCTGACCGGATGGCCCTGCTGATAAGCCTTGGAGGAACGATGAAAAAAATCACCGTTCCGGTCCAAGAACGTGACCTGACAGAAAAAATTCACCTGTTCCGGACCTTATTGGAAAAACGGACCACCCATCAATATCTACCTCATGCGCAGGCCCTGTATGACCTCCTTATCCGGCCGCTTGAACCGTATCTGAGTGAATTCGGGATCCAAACGCTCGTCTTCGTCCCGGATGGACCATTGCGAACCATTCCCATGGGGCCTCTCCATGACGGAGAAAAATTCCTCATTCAAAAATATGCCATCGCGACGACTCCGGGACTGACGCTTACCGATGCCCATCCCCTGGATCGGGAGCAGGTCAATCTGTTGTCGATTGGACTGTCCGAAGGCGTGCAAGGATTTTCACCCCTCCCTAATACCCAACAGGAGGTGAGGGAACTTCAAGACCTCTTTGGCGGGAAAACTCTCTTAAACGAAGAATTCCGCATTCCCAATCTTGAACAGGACATGAAAGAGGAAAACTTTACGATTATTCATATAGCCTCACATGGAAAATTTGCAAAGGAGCCGAAAAATTCTTTCATCCTAACGTATGACAAAAAACTGAGCATGGATCATCTCAGAGAACTCATCGGGTTATTTCAATTCCGCAAGGTCCCCCTGGATCTCTTAACATTGAGCGCCTGTGAAACGGCAGCCGGAGACGATCAGTCCGCTCTAGGCCTGGCCGGAGTGGCCGTGAAAGCGGGGGCGCGAAGCGCCTTGGCCACCTTATGGTTTATCAATGACCAGGCATCCTCAATCCTGATCAATGAATTTTACGTCCGGCTCAAAGAATCATCGCTCTCCAAAGCCCAGGCCCTTCGTGAAGCTCAAGTATCTCTACTCGACCATCCCATCTATCGGCACCCCAGTTATTGGGCACCGTTCCTCCTGATCAACAACTGGCTTTAA